In Victivallaceae bacterium, a single window of DNA contains:
- the alaS gene encoding alanine--tRNA ligase: MLSNAVRTKFLKFFKDRGHTIVPSSPVFPHNDPSILFTNAGMNQFKDIFLGKEQINYRRAATSQKCIRAGGKHNDLDNVGHTSRHLTFFEMLGNFSFGDYFKQEAIDFAWSASLDVFGFDPNKITATVYCKDDESFDLWKRHLPEKRIIRLGDKDNFWSMADIGPCGPCSELLYDRGPAFGAAASPEEDLEGERFLEYWNLVFMQYNRNEQGENVPLPKKSVDTGAGLERVVSLINERASVFDSDVLRDLIARIEMMSGQTYTQSDHGLDPCFRVIADHVRSLSFAVADGLRPGNTDRSYVIRKILRRAVNYGRRLGFKQPFLSELVPSLVQLMGGAYPELEKSKTVLQEVFHIEEENFFKTLKRGGSILNTVLENSKTSGRVSGADAFKLKDTYGLPLEEIVLLAKDNRLTVDMEEYVALELKAKEISKSTCNKSDIIAGDIYTGLTHTKFLGYNRTDLATEISAIISESTLVSEMQKGQTGILLLNETAFYPEKGGQIGDKGHIVGPYGIFKVCNTYTPSAGIIAHEGELIQGRLSIRDKVQASVDTAIRKLISTNHTACHLLHKILETILGEHIKQAGSLIDDKKLRLDFTHPKALSKEELSTIEDAVNEKIRDNISVNIYEEEYQKVIEKKDIKQFFGDKYGSVIRIVDIGFSKELCGGTHATQTGEIGFFKIIKESGIAAGIRRIEAVTGKQAETTINSSLDALYKIASVLSSPVDQLNEKLKDIINENKALNNRNACLEEQLISLHIKNLIPEMKILKGLKSFYLHLPEEKNAAIRKYAEILHTIEKHDIISLISSHKDGRCIVLSSISPNLVNKGFHANDLLQYLLQEHDGKWGGKTHMAQGSCRIDHSIILADFMEKWILTH; this comes from the coding sequence ATGCTTAGCAATGCCGTTAGAACAAAATTTTTGAAATTCTTTAAGGATCGGGGACATACGATAGTTCCTTCATCTCCTGTTTTTCCTCATAATGATCCCTCCATTCTGTTCACAAATGCCGGAATGAATCAATTTAAAGATATTTTTCTCGGTAAAGAACAGATCAATTATAGAAGAGCAGCAACGTCTCAAAAATGTATCCGAGCGGGCGGGAAACATAACGATCTTGATAATGTCGGCCATACCTCTCGCCATTTAACTTTTTTTGAGATGCTGGGGAATTTTTCATTCGGCGATTATTTCAAACAAGAGGCTATTGATTTCGCTTGGTCCGCTTCTCTGGACGTTTTCGGTTTCGATCCGAACAAAATAACGGCAACGGTTTACTGCAAAGATGATGAATCTTTCGATTTATGGAAAAGACATCTTCCTGAAAAAAGAATCATAAGATTAGGAGATAAAGATAATTTTTGGTCGATGGCCGATATAGGACCTTGCGGCCCCTGCTCCGAACTTCTTTATGATAGAGGTCCTGCATTCGGAGCCGCCGCTTCCCCCGAAGAAGATCTCGAAGGAGAAAGATTTCTTGAATACTGGAATCTCGTGTTCATGCAGTATAATCGAAACGAACAAGGAGAAAACGTTCCGCTACCTAAAAAAAGCGTAGACACAGGGGCCGGATTAGAAAGGGTGGTTTCTTTAATCAACGAACGGGCTTCGGTATTTGATTCCGATGTTTTGAGAGATTTGATAGCTCGAATTGAAATGATGTCCGGACAAACCTACACGCAAAGCGATCATGGATTAGACCCTTGTTTTAGAGTTATTGCCGATCACGTCCGTTCTCTATCTTTTGCCGTTGCCGATGGATTAAGACCCGGCAACACTGATAGAAGTTACGTTATAAGAAAAATCCTCAGACGAGCGGTTAATTACGGACGTCGTCTCGGGTTTAAGCAACCTTTCTTGTCCGAGCTCGTTCCCTCCCTAGTCCAATTGATGGGAGGAGCTTATCCCGAATTGGAAAAATCCAAGACCGTTTTGCAAGAAGTTTTTCATATTGAGGAAGAGAACTTTTTTAAAACTTTGAAAAGAGGAGGCTCTATTCTCAATACGGTTTTGGAAAATTCCAAAACATCCGGCCGAGTATCGGGAGCCGATGCCTTTAAGTTAAAAGACACCTATGGCCTACCTTTAGAAGAGATCGTACTCTTGGCTAAGGATAATCGTCTTACCGTCGATATGGAAGAATATGTCGCACTTGAACTCAAAGCCAAGGAAATTTCAAAATCAACTTGTAATAAATCCGATATCATTGCCGGCGACATCTATACCGGATTGACGCATACGAAATTCCTGGGTTATAATCGAACCGATCTCGCTACCGAAATTTCTGCGATTATTTCCGAAAGTACTCTCGTTTCCGAAATGCAAAAAGGACAAACCGGCATTCTGCTTCTCAATGAAACTGCTTTCTACCCGGAAAAAGGAGGTCAGATCGGAGATAAAGGACATATCGTCGGGCCATACGGAATTTTTAAGGTTTGTAACACTTATACTCCTTCGGCAGGAATCATTGCTCACGAAGGAGAGCTTATTCAAGGACGTTTATCGATACGTGATAAAGTACAAGCTTCCGTAGACACGGCTATTCGAAAATTAATCTCGACTAATCACACCGCCTGTCATCTATTGCACAAAATTCTTGAAACTATTCTTGGTGAACATATCAAACAGGCTGGATCTTTAATCGACGATAAAAAGCTACGCTTGGATTTTACGCATCCGAAAGCTCTTTCGAAAGAAGAGCTGTCTACCATAGAAGATGCAGTTAATGAGAAAATCAGAGATAACATTTCCGTAAATATTTATGAAGAAGAGTATCAGAAAGTTATTGAAAAGAAAGATATTAAGCAATTTTTTGGAGATAAATACGGTTCCGTCATTCGAATCGTCGATATTGGATTTTCAAAAGAATTATGCGGAGGAACTCACGCGACGCAAACCGGAGAGATCGGGTTTTTCAAAATAATAAAGGAAAGCGGCATTGCAGCCGGTATCAGAAGAATAGAAGCCGTAACCGGAAAACAAGCCGAGACAACCATTAATTCGAGTCTTGACGCCCTTTATAAAATCGCTTCGGTTTTATCATCACCTGTCGATCAATTAAATGAAAAACTCAAAGATATTATCAATGAAAATAAAGCTTTGAATAACCGTAATGCATGCTTAGAAGAACAATTAATCTCTCTTCACATTAAAAATCTTATTCCGGAAATGAAAATATTAAAGGGATTGAAGAGTTTTTATTTACATCTTCCCGAAGAAAAAAATGCTGCAATTCGCAAATATGCCGAAATCTTACATACGATTGAAAAACACGATATCATATCTCTTATTTCTTCTCATAAAGACGGTCGTTGCATCGTACTTTCAAGCATTTCTCCCAATCTCGTAAATAAAGGATTTCATGCGAATGATCTTCTGCAATACCTCTTGCAAGAACATGACGGTAAATGGGGCGGAAAAACTCATATGGCACAAGGTAGTTGTCGTATCGATCACTCAATAATTCTAGCCGATTTCATGGAAAAATGGATTCTAACCCACTAA